Within the Plectropomus leopardus isolate mb unplaced genomic scaffold, YSFRI_Pleo_2.0 unplaced_scaffold23130, whole genome shotgun sequence genome, the region CATGTACCTGGGGatcaaaaaggggaaaataaagACAGTAAACCCCGCTCCCTCAGATTCACTTGGAGTATGAGGACCACCAGCTCCATGGAGCCTTGCGATATCATGCGGGAGATTCGCAAGGTGCTCGACGCCAACAACTGCGACTACGAACAGCAAGAGAGTTTCCTGCTTCTTTGCGTCCACGGGGACGGGCGAGCCGAGAACCTGGTCCAGTGGGAGATGGAGGTTTGCAAGCTGCCCCGTCTCTCCCTCAACGGCGTCAGGTTCAAACGGATATCCGGATCATCCAtcgctttcaaaaacattgcttCCAAAGTTGCCAACGAGTTAAAGCTATGAACAAAAGGGTTTAaaagtatacatatatatatctagAAGTATTTAAGCTGTACAATCATCCAAGTAGCAGTTTCCAAAtgtctc harbors:
- the LOC121966108 gene encoding MAP/microtubule affinity-regulating kinase 3-like, which produces FVKQSKQLLNLGNPLCDYNFKKKIKISTLKLVFVCVSPDSRHVPGDQKGENKDSKPRSLRFTWSMRTTSSMEPCDIMREIRKVLDANNCDYEQQESFLLLCVHGDGRAENLVQWEMEVCKLPRLSLNGVRFKRISGSSIAFKNIASKVANELKL